A window of Staphylococcus lloydii genomic DNA:
CTATACTCATTCACACGTGCTTCATTACTATCGATTGCCATAACGTCCATATCTAATGCATTTAATTCTCTAACAATACTACCGCCAAAACGGCCTAATCCTATAACCACATACTCTTTATCCATATGCGTCCTCCATTAAAAAATAAAGGTGCGAAAAGGGTCACATTGTTAAACAATTTGCTAACCCTTCTCACCCTTTTGTTAATATTGAGACTTTTTGCCTTCAACATATTCTTTGTCGAAAACAAATAATTTCAATAATAATATTAACGATGGAATCAATAAAAGTAAACCACAAATAAATGCAATTGTTAATGCCATCGCCATACTATCATTTACCACTGCGTGCTCGAATTGCACTTGTGGATATAAAATATATGGGAGTTTACTAGCGCCATATCCGAAAAAGGCAAAGCCCATTTGGAATATGACCATGATAAATGCCCAACCATGTGCTTTTTTAAGTAGTGTTAATAACATAGCTACTATAAAGCAAATCAGACTGAGTAAGAATAACCACCAATAGTTAAGGACTGCTGATAGAAAATGCGTTTCATTTTGCACTCTTAATGATAAAAAGACAAATAAAGATATCGCAATCATCGGTGGTCCCCAGAAAAGGAACCAATATCTTAATAGTTTATATGCTCTAGTGTCTTTTGCTCTATCGGCATAAAATGTTAAAAATCCAGAAGATATATAAAGTACAGTTATGATTGCTAAAAATACTACTGACCAAGAAAATGGACTTAGTAATAATTCAGTCCAATTCAAGTCAAAACTTGAACCATGTTTAGTAATATATCCACCTTCTGAAATAGTCATTGCTGTGGCTAATGATGCTGGAATAAATAATCCTGTTAATCCATATAATACTAACCATGGTAGTTTTGAATCTTGACCATAGTTTTCAAATGCATAGAACGCACCTCTTATCGATAACAATACTAATGCAATGGATGCTGGGACTAATAATACTGTTCCAAAGTATAATGCTGATTCTGGGAAGAACCCTACCATTCCTACGAAAAAGAATACGAAGAATACGTTTGTTACTTCCCAGACAGGATTTAAATATCTAGAAATTAAATGATTTAATTTTTTATCTTGATTTGTAATCTTAGCATGTAATGCAAAGAAACCTGCGCCAAAGTCGATTGATGCAATAATAATATAGCAAAACAAAAATAACCATAAGACGATTATTCCAATATAAGAAAATATCATTACTGCTCACCTCTCTCTTTAGAAACTGCAGCAACATCTTTATAAGCAGGTTTATTTTTAAACATTCTTATTAGCACGTATGCCGATGTTACTATCAGTACAATATAAAGTAATGCAAACAAGATAGTAACAAACGTTAAACCACCGGCTTGCGTTGCAGCTTCTTTAACTTTTAAATAACCTCTAACAATCCAAGGCTGACGTCCCATTTCTGTTAAGAACCAACCAAACTCAATGGCTAACATCGCTGCAGGTCCAGTGAGTAATATACCGTATAGCATCGGTTTAGCATGCATGAAGCGTCGTAACTTTTTAAAGATAAGCGTCGCTACATAAGCTGCAGAAATGATGAAACAAAATACGCCGAGCGATACCATCAAGTCAAAGAAATAGTGTACGATGAGTGGTGGTAAGTCAGCTTTAGGAAAATCGTTTAAGCCTTTTACTTTAGTGTTTATATTATCGTCTGCTAAAAAGCTTAATAAGCCAGGTATTTTAATTGCACCTGTTACTTGTTGCGTGTGTTCATTAAGTGTACCGAAAAAGACTAAATCGGCTTTTGAACCCGTATCAAAATGCCATTCATAAGCTGCTAATTTTTCTGGTTGCACTTTGTGTAAAAATTTAGCCGATAAATCTCCAGCGAGCATTGAACCTAAAGTAAATACTAAGCCTAAAATCATCGTTACTTTTAGTGCTTTTTTATGATATTCTGCATCTTTACTAACTTTATTTTTCAACAATTTGAATGCCGCTACGGCTGCTAATATAAATGCCATTGTCATAAGTGCAGTAGCAACTACGTGAAATGATCTCACTAAAAATGATGCATTAAACATTGCTGCCCAAGGTTCAACATTTACCATTCTACCGTCTTTAACTTGGAACCCTGCAGGCGTGTTCATAAACGAGTTTACTGACGTAATAAACAATGCAGAGAATGAACCACCAATAATCACTGGTATACTTAAAATGACGTGTGTCCATTTACCTTTAAATCTATTCCAAGTATATAAATAAATACTTAAAAAGATAGCTTCAAAAAAGAATGCAAATGTTTCCATAAATAGTGGTAACGCGATAACGTGGCCACCCATTTGCATAAATGTCGGCCATAGTAGTGACAACTGTAATCCGATAATTGTTCCTGTCACAACGCCGACTGCGACAGTGATTGTATAACCTTTTGACCAACGTTTCGCTAATGCAGTATAGCTTGGATCATTCTTTTTAATTCCTAAGAATTCTGCAATTGCAAACATTAAAGGCATTCCAACACCAATCGTCGCAAAAATTATATGAACGGCTAGCGTCATTCCTGTGAGGAAACGCGCTATTTCTACTGAATCCATAAAATCACCTTTTTCCTGAATTTGTGACAAAAATCACAATATATTTTTATTATAACTCGCTGTTTTCATGGATGGAATTGTTATGGTTCATTTGAAAATTGACAAATTAATGACGTGTCACAGACAGTTCACAAACTTGATTTCTTATGTTGTATCTCTTATATTATGAAATAGTATTTCACTTTGAAAGGATTTTGTATTAAATGTCTAATGTTATTATCTATTCACAAAATGATTGTCCACCTTGCACGTTTATTAAAAATTATTTAACTGAAAAAAATGTTGATTATACTGAGAAAAACATTTCTTTAAACTCAACATATCGCAACGAAATGATAGATTATGATGCTTTTGCAACACCATTTATTCTTTTAAATAATGAGCCTATGTACCAAATTGACATGGACAAAATCAACGCTGAACTAAATATTGAATAAAAAAAGAAGTTTATTAAGTGCTACACTTAATAAACTTCTTTTAATTTACTATTTAGTATATTGTTTAACTAATGTTTGAACTTCTTCTGAAGTTGCTGCATTAATTGCACGATTAGCTAATTCTTGCATTTCAGACTGACTTAATTCTTTGATTTGACGACGTGCTTTCAAGATTGAAGTAGCACTCATAGAGAATTCATCTAATCCTAAACCTAATAATAATGGAATAGCAATTTCATCTCCAGCCATTTCGCCACACATACCAGTCCATTTACCTTCATTATGTGAAGCTTCGATTACTTGTTTAACTAAACGAAGAATCGCAGGGTTATAAGGTTGATATAAGTATGAAACACGTTCTGACATGCGGTCCGCTGCCATAGTGTATTGGATTAAGTCATTAGTACCAATGCTGAAGAAGTCAACTTCTTTAGCAAAGACATCTGCTAAAGCAGCAGTAGAAGGAATTTCTACCATGATACCTAATTCGATATCATCAGAAACTTCAACACCTTCTTGTTTTAAGTTTGCTCTTTCTTCTTCTAATAATGCTTTAGCATCGCGGAATTCTTGAATAGTTGCAACCATTGGGAACATAATATTCAATTTACCGTACGCTGAAGCACGCAATAAAGCACGTAATTGTGGTCTGAAAATATCTGGTTGATCTAGACATAAACGAATTGCTCTATAACCTAAGAACGGATTCATTTCGTCAGGTAAGTTTAAGTAAGGAAGTTCTTTATCGCCACCTACATCTAATGTACGCACGACAACTCTTTTACCTTCCATTGACTCAATTACTTCTTTGTATGCCTCAAACTGTTCATCTTCAGTTGGCAACTGGTCTCTACCCATGTATAAGAATTCAGTACGGTATAAACCAATACCTTCAGCACCATTTTCTAATACACCTTTAATATCGTTTGGCGTACCAATATTAGCTGCTAATTCTACATGATTACCGTCTAATGTTACTGACTCTTCATCACGTAACTTTTGTAAATCTTTTTTATCTTCAAAGAAACGTTCACGTTTATTTTGATAAGCGATAACTTCGTCATCAGTAGGATTAACAATAACTTCCCCAGTTAAACCGTCAACGACTATCATATCACCTTGTTGAACTTCATCAGTGATTGATTTAGTACCTACAACAGCAGCAATTTCCAAAGAACGACTCATAATAGCAGAGTGTGAAGTTCTGCCACCAATATTAGTAACAAAACCTTGTACAAATTCTTTATTTAATTGCGCAGTGTCTGAAGGTGTTAAATCATTACCAATTATAACAACGCTTTCATCAATCATACTAGGGTTTGGTAATTCAACGCCTAATAAGTTTGCTAAAATTCGTTTTCTCACATCGCGAATATCTGCAGCACGTTCTTTCATGTATTCATTGTCCATGCCTTCAAAGATAGCGATAAATTGGTCTGTAACTTCAGTTAACGCTGTAGGTGCATTAACCTGGTCATTTTTAATTTTGTCTTCGATTGGTTGAATTAACTCTGGATCATCTAAAACTAATAAGTGCGCGTCAAAAATAGCTGCTTTATCAGCACCTAAATTTTGTTCAGCATTATTTCTAATTTTAGTTAATTCAATTTTA
This region includes:
- a CDS encoding cytochrome d ubiquinol oxidase subunit II → MIFSYIGIIVLWLFLFCYIIIASIDFGAGFFALHAKITNQDKKLNHLISRYLNPVWEVTNVFFVFFFVGMVGFFPESALYFGTVLLVPASIALVLLSIRGAFYAFENYGQDSKLPWLVLYGLTGLFIPASLATAMTISEGGYITKHGSSFDLNWTELLLSPFSWSVVFLAIITVLYISSGFLTFYADRAKDTRAYKLLRYWFLFWGPPMIAISLFVFLSLRVQNETHFLSAVLNYWWLFLLSLICFIVAMLLTLLKKAHGWAFIMVIFQMGFAFFGYGASKLPYILYPQVQFEHAVVNDSMAMALTIAFICGLLLLIPSLILLLKLFVFDKEYVEGKKSQY
- a CDS encoding cytochrome ubiquinol oxidase subunit I, producing MDSVEIARFLTGMTLAVHIIFATIGVGMPLMFAIAEFLGIKKNDPSYTALAKRWSKGYTITVAVGVVTGTIIGLQLSLLWPTFMQMGGHVIALPLFMETFAFFFEAIFLSIYLYTWNRFKGKWTHVILSIPVIIGGSFSALFITSVNSFMNTPAGFQVKDGRMVNVEPWAAMFNASFLVRSFHVVATALMTMAFILAAVAAFKLLKNKVSKDAEYHKKALKVTMILGLVFTLGSMLAGDLSAKFLHKVQPEKLAAYEWHFDTGSKADLVFFGTLNEHTQQVTGAIKIPGLLSFLADDNINTKVKGLNDFPKADLPPLIVHYFFDLMVSLGVFCFIISAAYVATLIFKKLRRFMHAKPMLYGILLTGPAAMLAIEFGWFLTEMGRQPWIVRGYLKVKEAATQAGGLTFVTILFALLYIVLIVTSAYVLIRMFKNKPAYKDVAAVSKERGEQ
- a CDS encoding glutaredoxin family protein, which gives rise to MSNVIIYSQNDCPPCTFIKNYLTEKNVDYTEKNISLNSTYRNEMIDYDAFATPFILLNNEPMYQIDMDKINAELNIE
- the ptsP gene encoding phosphoenolpyruvate--protein phosphotransferase; translation: MTNYIKGIAASDGVAIAKAYLLVEPDLSFDNEKIADASAEVEKFQKAINTSKIELTKIRNNAEQNLGADKAAIFDAHLLVLDDPELIQPIEDKIKNDQVNAPTALTEVTDQFIAIFEGMDNEYMKERAADIRDVRKRILANLLGVELPNPSMIDESVVIIGNDLTPSDTAQLNKEFVQGFVTNIGGRTSHSAIMSRSLEIAAVVGTKSITDEVQQGDMIVVDGLTGEVIVNPTDDEVIAYQNKRERFFEDKKDLQKLRDEESVTLDGNHVELAANIGTPNDIKGVLENGAEGIGLYRTEFLYMGRDQLPTEDEQFEAYKEVIESMEGKRVVVRTLDVGGDKELPYLNLPDEMNPFLGYRAIRLCLDQPDIFRPQLRALLRASAYGKLNIMFPMVATIQEFRDAKALLEEERANLKQEGVEVSDDIELGIMVEIPSTAALADVFAKEVDFFSIGTNDLIQYTMAADRMSERVSYLYQPYNPAILRLVKQVIEASHNEGKWTGMCGEMAGDEIAIPLLLGLGLDEFSMSATSILKARRQIKELSQSEMQELANRAINAATSEEVQTLVKQYTK